One Campylobacterota bacterium DNA segment encodes these proteins:
- a CDS encoding SulP family inorganic anion transporter, with amino-acid sequence MGDFWGGTAAMLVALPSAIAFGVIVYASIGGDYGAYGAIAGILGVVAVGGIAALMGGTNRLISAPSAPAAAVLSAFCLEFIARGYGAQSVFTMVMLVALMAGMIQIAFGAAGLGRLIKYMPFPVVSGYLSGVGLYIIASQAPKFLGLPEEVGFWDGALNLFMWEWQSIAVGTATVLAMLYADRIVRHVPAVIAALAAGTAAYFLLGLADPALYRPNNPFVIGTLGGSGGIDFFGALEGRFGLLAEFSLNDAALLLLPALTLAALLSIDTLKTCVIVDSMTHSYHDSNRELVAQGSANTVSALIGGMPGSGTMGPTMVNIASGSESARSGLIAALMAVIAFWVLGSFIAWIPVAVLSGILIVIGWRMIDRHSIRLVRNPKTAFDFIIIATVAVIAVSVSLIVAAGVGLALAVVLYIIRQIGMSVVYRRIEGTDARSKIVRKRDEEAILRQSGDLFALYELHGTLFFGTANQLYSVLRNDLADKKYIIIDMKRVQTVDITAAHILLQIKDILHEKEGYLILCRLPHKLPTGDDLEIFFNHVGLLKHMSPVKVFGDLDDAIEWVEERIIRENREVEFSELPLTLAHFDFFRGRRTDTLEEIERLVELRTFHKGETIFAAGDLGCELFLIRRGLVRVTLPMGEGKSIHLNTLGQGNFFGEFSFLEGSPQYTMAIAAADTDVYVISREAFERFSERHKKASFEFMRSVAAVLAERLRSTSTELGDEYEV; translated from the coding sequence ATGGGTGATTTTTGGGGCGGAACGGCGGCGATGCTCGTCGCGCTCCCCTCGGCGATTGCGTTCGGCGTCATCGTCTACGCCTCGATCGGAGGCGATTACGGCGCGTACGGTGCGATAGCGGGGATTTTGGGTGTCGTCGCGGTCGGAGGCATCGCCGCGCTGATGGGAGGGACGAACCGCCTGATTTCGGCTCCGAGTGCTCCGGCCGCAGCGGTACTCTCGGCGTTTTGTCTGGAATTTATCGCGCGCGGATACGGTGCGCAGAGCGTATTTACGATGGTCATGCTCGTTGCGCTGATGGCGGGGATGATCCAGATCGCTTTTGGGGCTGCAGGGCTGGGGAGGCTGATCAAATACATGCCTTTTCCCGTAGTCAGCGGCTATCTCAGCGGGGTGGGACTTTACATTATCGCCTCGCAGGCTCCCAAATTCCTTGGGCTCCCCGAGGAGGTCGGATTCTGGGACGGGGCGCTGAACCTTTTTATGTGGGAATGGCAAAGCATTGCCGTGGGGACCGCGACGGTACTGGCGATGCTCTATGCCGATCGGATCGTCCGGCACGTGCCGGCGGTCATCGCGGCGCTGGCGGCGGGAACGGCGGCCTATTTTCTGCTGGGGCTGGCGGACCCTGCGCTCTACCGCCCGAACAATCCCTTCGTCATCGGTACACTCGGCGGGAGCGGAGGTATCGATTTTTTCGGCGCCCTTGAAGGGCGTTTCGGTCTCCTGGCAGAATTCTCGTTGAACGATGCGGCATTGTTGCTGCTCCCCGCCCTGACTCTTGCGGCGCTCCTTTCCATCGATACCCTCAAAACGTGCGTGATCGTCGATTCGATGACCCACTCCTATCACGATTCGAACCGCGAACTGGTCGCGCAAGGGTCGGCCAATACCGTCTCAGCCCTCATCGGGGGGATGCCCGGATCGGGGACGATGGGGCCGACGATGGTCAATATCGCCTCGGGTTCGGAAAGCGCGCGCTCGGGGTTGATTGCCGCTTTGATGGCCGTGATCGCGTTTTGGGTATTGGGCAGCTTCATCGCCTGGATTCCCGTTGCCGTCCTCTCGGGGATACTGATTGTGATCGGGTGGCGGATGATCGACCGTCACAGCATCCGGCTGGTGCGCAACCCCAAGACGGCCTTCGATTTCATCATCATCGCGACCGTCGCGGTGATCGCCGTTTCGGTGAGCCTGATCGTCGCGGCGGGGGTGGGACTGGCGCTGGCGGTGGTGCTTTATATTATCCGCCAGATCGGGATGTCGGTCGTCTACCGGCGGATCGAGGGGACCGACGCCCGCAGCAAAATCGTCCGTAAACGGGACGAAGAGGCCATTCTGCGGCAAAGCGGGGATCTGTTCGCACTCTACGAACTGCACGGAACGCTGTTTTTCGGGACGGCGAACCAGCTGTATTCGGTGCTGCGCAACGACCTCGCCGACAAAAAATACATCATCATCGACATGAAACGGGTGCAGACGGTGGACATCACCGCGGCCCATATCCTGTTGCAGATCAAGGACATCCTGCACGAAAAAGAGGGATACCTGATTCTCTGCCGTCTGCCGCACAAGCTGCCGACGGGGGATGATCTGGAGATTTTTTTCAACCACGTCGGGCTCCTTAAACACATGAGTCCCGTCAAAGTATTCGGCGACCTCGACGATGCCATCGAATGGGTCGAGGAGAGGATTATCCGTGAAAATCGCGAGGTGGAATTCAGCGAACTGCCCCTTACGCTGGCCCATTTCGATTTTTTCCGGGGACGCCGCACCGATACCCTCGAAGAGATCGAAAGACTCGTCGAACTCCGTACGTTTCACAAAGGGGAAACGATTTTCGCTGCGGGCGACCTGGGATGCGAGCTGTTCCTGATCCGCCGGGGGCTGGTACGGGTAACGCTCCCGATGGGTGAGGGGAAAAGCATCCATCTCAATACGCTGGGGCAGGGGAACTTTTTCGGCGAATTTTCGTTTCTGGAAGGAAGCCCGCAGTACACGATGGCCATCGCGGCGGCCGATACGGACGTTTACGTGATCTCGCGCGAAGCGTTCGAACGCTTTTCGGAACGCCACAAAAAAGCGTCTTTCGAGTTTATGCGCAGCGTCGCGGCGGTGCTCGCCGAGCGGCTTCGATCGACGAGTACCGAGTTGGGGGACGAATACGAAGTTTAA
- a CDS encoding helix-hairpin-helix domain-containing protein, with translation MNPSKVIREKVERLTDLPNIGKTMAHDLMRIGISRPAQLVGEDPYDLYVRFCRAFGERQDPCALDVLMSITDFMNGGEPKVWWAYTAERKRRYGERITLD, from the coding sequence ATGAACCCCTCCAAAGTGATCCGCGAAAAAGTCGAACGGCTTACCGACCTCCCCAACATCGGCAAAACGATGGCGCACGATCTGATGCGCATCGGCATTTCCCGCCCCGCCCAGCTCGTCGGGGAAGACCCCTACGATCTCTACGTCCGGTTCTGCCGGGCGTTCGGGGAGCGCCAGGACCCGTGTGCCCTCGATGTGCTGATGTCGATCACCGATTTTATGAACGGCGGAGAGCCGAAGGTGTGGTGGGCCTATACTGCCGAGCGTAAACGCCGCTACGGGGAGCGGATCACGCTTGACTAG
- a CDS encoding response regulator, producing the protein MQSCTVLVVDDEPRNIQVVSNILKEVQGCRILYATNGEQALERIDKNDIDLILLDMMMPVMDGLETCRRLQASPRHSDIPVIFLTAKNDEESLIAAFEAGAVDYVTKPFQRRELTARVNTQLKLRIAQKQLSSELSENKELLKQYKEIVDQSSIVSKTNLAGVITYVNDTFCEISGFTRDELIGKHHRIVRHPDVPREVYKEMWDIIRSKRSWHGIVKNRKKDGGHYIVDSYVSPILDSKGEIVEYISVRNDITEIFDLKEEVEATQKELFITLGYVGESRSKETALHVRRVAEYSKILAEACGLSSEEAERLWLIAPMHDIGKIGIPDAILNKPGKLTEEEFDIMKRHAEIGASFFRNSPHPLLQAAAIVANEHHERWDGRGYPKGNSGENIHIFGRITAIADVFDALGCKRIYKSEWTIESILDYFRQERGRHFDPNLVDLMFENLESFLEIQERFKDLPED; encoded by the coding sequence ATGCAATCGTGTACCGTTTTGGTGGTCGACGATGAACCCCGCAATATCCAGGTTGTTTCCAATATCCTCAAAGAAGTACAGGGATGCCGCATCCTTTATGCGACCAACGGCGAACAGGCGCTTGAGAGGATCGATAAAAACGACATCGACCTGATCCTCCTGGACATGATGATGCCGGTGATGGACGGGCTCGAAACCTGCAGGCGGCTGCAGGCTTCGCCCCGGCATTCGGACATTCCCGTCATCTTCCTGACCGCCAAAAACGACGAAGAGAGCCTGATTGCCGCGTTCGAAGCGGGTGCGGTGGACTACGTCACCAAACCGTTTCAGCGCCGCGAACTCACCGCACGGGTCAACACCCAGCTCAAACTCCGGATCGCGCAAAAACAGCTCAGCAGTGAACTTTCGGAAAACAAAGAGCTTCTCAAACAATACAAAGAGATCGTCGACCAAAGTTCCATCGTCAGCAAAACCAACCTCGCCGGGGTGATTACCTACGTCAACGACACCTTCTGCGAGATCAGCGGTTTCACGCGCGACGAACTCATCGGCAAGCACCATCGGATCGTCCGCCATCCCGACGTCCCGCGCGAAGTCTACAAGGAGATGTGGGACATTATCCGCTCCAAACGCTCGTGGCACGGGATCGTCAAAAACCGCAAAAAAGACGGCGGGCACTACATCGTCGATTCGTACGTCAGCCCGATCCTCGACAGCAAGGGTGAGATCGTCGAATACATCAGCGTCCGAAACGACATCACCGAAATTTTCGATCTCAAAGAAGAGGTCGAGGCGACCCAGAAAGAGCTCTTTATCACGCTGGGATATGTGGGGGAGAGCCGATCCAAAGAGACGGCGCTGCACGTCCGCAGGGTTGCGGAGTATTCCAAAATTTTGGCCGAGGCCTGCGGCCTCTCGAGCGAAGAAGCCGAACGGCTCTGGCTGATCGCCCCGATGCACGACATCGGGAAAATCGGGATTCCCGACGCCATTTTGAACAAACCGGGGAAACTGACCGAAGAAGAGTTCGACATCATGAAACGCCATGCCGAAATCGGGGCGTCTTTTTTCCGGAATTCCCCCCACCCGCTCCTTCAGGCGGCTGCGATCGTGGCGAACGAGCACCATGAACGCTGGGACGGCAGGGGTTATCCCAAGGGAAACAGCGGAGAGAATATCCACATTTTCGGAAGAATCACCGCGATCGCCGACGTCTTCGACGCACTGGGGTGCAAACGGATCTACAAGAGCGAATGGACCATCGAGAGTATCCTCGATTATTTCCGGCAGGAGCGGGGAAGACATTTCGACCCGAATCTGGTCGATTTGATGTTCGAAAATCTCGAAAGCTTTCTGGAGATACAGGAACGCTTCAAAGACCTCCCCGAAGACTAG
- a CDS encoding ATP-binding protein, producing the protein MISPFSVLRRRDREELAAHYLEADRNMMLILLAHAFIAVFVTSSYYSTYWIGIFGSALILGLSALAYVTVRGTVWFRLIAAVAVMMFSALYIQQHLGRIEMHFHVFIGLAILTIYKDTLPMLLGSITIIAHHFLFNWFQSRQFTIDGHPIMIFSYGCGIEYVYLHGVMVVAEAIVLGYIIRSSIQQFLSIREAKAALDLSNEKLNRFNLHLEEEIKERTRDLQSALQKQIELSEDLKHAKEEADSANRLKSEFLANMSHEIRTPLNAVIGFAELLEQKIEGAKERGYLTAIKNGGRTLLSLINDILDLSKIEAGHMKIEYHPVNLHAFIKDIVTLFQETAEKKGLVLDYRIEPKVPDWIIADEIHLRQILLNLLSNALKFTHHGSVSLRVANLSQPDEGSVDLAFSVQDSGIGIPLHSRKKIFDAFVQNDGQDSRQYGGTGLGLSICDKLARLMDGEMGLESEVGVGSTFTLKLYGLEISEPLFLDEPIDHTQEFVFERRTILIVDDIAENRLLLKEFLHEYGFEIDEAEDGLVALERMRNRHYDLVLMDIRMPNMDGWQAIGTWRAEENPENPIPVVAVTASVMKHDYERIVQSFDGFLEKPVSKNALLGTIRQFVPHSVRTLSPIPATQGVDLSQSGRETVRRQVLELRSAVADTLASGDMESARSLGDTFTRIGEAEGIEEIADYGNRLREGAESFDVNAVEQFLNAYPNYLKQWRAE; encoded by the coding sequence ATGATTTCACCGTTTTCCGTCCTGCGCAGACGCGACCGCGAGGAGCTTGCCGCCCATTACCTCGAAGCCGACCGGAACATGATGCTCATCCTTCTCGCCCATGCGTTCATCGCCGTATTCGTCACGTCGAGCTACTATTCGACCTACTGGATCGGCATCTTCGGCAGCGCCCTCATCCTGGGGCTGAGTGCCCTGGCCTACGTTACCGTGCGCGGAACGGTGTGGTTCCGCCTCATCGCCGCCGTCGCGGTGATGATGTTCTCGGCGCTCTACATCCAGCAGCATCTGGGGCGGATCGAGATGCATTTCCATGTCTTTATCGGACTGGCGATCCTGACGATCTACAAAGACACTCTCCCGATGCTGCTGGGGAGCATCACGATCATCGCCCACCATTTCCTCTTCAACTGGTTCCAGTCCCGACAGTTCACGATCGACGGCCACCCGATCATGATTTTCAGCTACGGGTGCGGGATCGAGTACGTCTATCTGCACGGCGTGATGGTCGTCGCCGAAGCGATCGTCCTGGGCTACATCATCCGCTCTTCGATCCAGCAGTTCCTGAGCATCCGCGAGGCGAAAGCGGCTCTGGATCTCTCCAACGAAAAGCTCAACCGCTTCAACCTCCACCTCGAAGAAGAGATCAAAGAGCGGACGCGCGACCTGCAAAGCGCGCTCCAAAAACAGATCGAACTCTCCGAAGACCTCAAACACGCCAAAGAAGAAGCCGATTCGGCCAACCGCCTCAAATCGGAATTCCTCGCCAACATGAGCCATGAAATCCGTACTCCGCTCAATGCCGTCATCGGTTTTGCCGAGCTGCTCGAACAAAAAATCGAAGGGGCCAAAGAGCGGGGATACCTCACCGCCATCAAAAACGGCGGACGGACCCTGCTCTCGCTCATCAACGACATCCTTGATCTCTCCAAGATCGAGGCGGGGCACATGAAAATCGAATACCACCCGGTCAATCTTCACGCTTTTATCAAAGACATCGTGACGCTTTTTCAGGAAACGGCGGAGAAAAAAGGTCTCGTCCTCGATTACAGGATCGAGCCCAAAGTCCCCGACTGGATCATCGCCGATGAGATCCACCTGCGCCAGATTCTCCTAAACCTCCTTTCCAACGCCCTCAAGTTCACCCATCACGGCAGCGTCTCGCTCCGTGTCGCAAACCTCTCGCAGCCCGACGAGGGGAGCGTGGACCTCGCCTTTTCGGTCCAGGACAGCGGGATCGGCATCCCCCTGCACAGCCGCAAAAAGATTTTCGACGCGTTCGTCCAAAACGACGGTCAGGACAGCCGCCAGTACGGTGGAACGGGGCTGGGGCTCTCGATCTGCGACAAACTCGCGCGGCTGATGGACGGGGAGATGGGGCTGGAGAGCGAAGTGGGCGTGGGGAGCACCTTCACGCTCAAACTCTACGGCCTCGAAATCTCCGAACCGCTGTTCCTCGACGAACCGATCGACCACACGCAGGAGTTCGTCTTCGAACGCCGCACGATCCTCATCGTCGACGACATCGCCGAAAACCGCCTTCTTCTCAAAGAGTTCCTGCACGAATACGGCTTTGAGATCGACGAAGCCGAGGACGGGCTTGTCGCGCTCGAGCGGATGCGTAACCGCCATTACGACCTCGTGCTGATGGACATACGGATGCCCAACATGGACGGCTGGCAGGCGATCGGTACCTGGCGGGCCGAAGAGAATCCCGAAAACCCCATCCCCGTCGTCGCCGTCACCGCATCGGTGATGAAACACGACTACGAACGGATCGTGCAGTCGTTCGACGGTTTCCTCGAAAAACCGGTCAGCAAAAATGCCCTGCTGGGGACAATACGTCAGTTCGTCCCCCACTCGGTCCGTACGTTGTCGCCGATCCCGGCGACTCAGGGCGTCGATCTTTCGCAAAGCGGCAGGGAAACCGTGCGCCGGCAGGTTCTGGAACTGCGCTCCGCCGTCGCCGACACCCTCGCATCGGGCGATATGGAAAGTGCCCGTTCACTCGGAGACACCTTCACCCGTATCGGCGAAGCAGAGGGGATCGAAGAGATTGCCGACTACGGCAACCGTCTGCGCGAAGGGGCGGAGAGTTTCGACGTCAACGCCGTCGAACAGTTCCTGAACGCCTATCCCAACTATCTTAAACAATGGAGAGCCGAATAA
- a CDS encoding SCO family protein: MKQTLIGSIILLSMLALLAVFPLSAGLLGEKAHALDAPANRLNPWFLKDETASAVLVYFGYVGCTSICIPALNELAPLYRKIQRRSDDVSFYFVNLNPTQDPQWAEPFARSFHPDFKGVYADLRQVSRLEKDFNLAISGESEMSHSSNLYLMVRNGSGYELKRIYTTHPYHEASVLDDIQRYTR, translated from the coding sequence ATGAAACAGACTCTCATCGGAAGCATTATCCTGCTGAGCATGCTCGCACTGCTGGCCGTTTTCCCGCTTTCGGCAGGGTTGTTGGGAGAAAAGGCCCATGCGCTCGACGCCCCTGCCAACCGTCTGAACCCGTGGTTTTTAAAAGACGAAACCGCTTCGGCCGTCCTCGTCTATTTCGGCTACGTCGGGTGTACCTCGATCTGCATCCCCGCGCTGAACGAACTCGCCCCCCTCTATCGGAAAATACAGCGCCGGTCGGACGACGTCTCGTTTTATTTCGTCAACCTCAACCCCACGCAAGACCCGCAATGGGCAGAACCGTTCGCCCGCAGTTTCCATCCCGATTTCAAAGGGGTCTATGCCGATCTGCGACAGGTCTCGCGGCTCGAAAAAGATTTCAACCTCGCCATCAGCGGCGAGTCGGAAATGTCGCATTCCTCGAACCTCTACCTGATGGTGCGTAACGGTTCGGGGTACGAACTCAAACGCATCTACACCACCCACCCCTATCACGAGGCTTCGGTACTCGACGATATCCAAAGGTACACCCGATGA
- a CDS encoding NifS family cysteine desulfurase, giving the protein MKRVYLDNNATTKLDPLVKMKMQPFFEELYGNPNSLHQYGMEVRPYLNEAMGYLYDALNAPDEDDILITSCATESNNTVLKGIFFKHILPDPSKNHIIASAVEHPSVLETLHFLEEQGVEVTFVDVDEYGYVSAERLEEAITDRTILISMMWANNETGMIFPVDEVAAIAKERGILFHTDAVQAIGKVSVDLTKIPVDYLTFSAHKFHGPKGIGGLYVKKGRELPNLLHGGEQMGGLRAGTLNVAYIIGMGLAMKQSVGHIDKMNSDVRALRDRLEDALALIPDTIIVGDRARRTPNTILISLRGIEGEAMLWDLNRAGIAASTGSACASESLEANPVMTAIGEDPELAHTAIRLSLSRFTTSDEIDYTIEVFTKAVERLRAISSTYAYTNEVG; this is encoded by the coding sequence ATGAAACGTGTTTACCTCGACAACAACGCCACCACCAAACTCGACCCGCTCGTCAAGATGAAGATGCAGCCGTTCTTCGAAGAGCTTTACGGAAACCCGAACTCCCTCCACCAATACGGCATGGAAGTACGCCCCTACCTGAACGAAGCGATGGGCTATTTGTACGACGCGCTGAACGCCCCCGACGAGGACGACATCCTCATCACCTCGTGCGCGACGGAGAGCAACAACACCGTCCTCAAGGGGATCTTTTTCAAACATATCCTCCCCGATCCGAGCAAAAACCACATCATCGCTTCGGCGGTCGAGCACCCTTCGGTGCTGGAGACGCTGCACTTTTTGGAAGAACAGGGGGTCGAGGTGACGTTCGTGGACGTCGATGAGTACGGCTACGTGAGCGCCGAACGGCTTGAGGAAGCAATCACGGATCGCACGATCCTGATCTCGATGATGTGGGCGAACAACGAGACGGGGATGATCTTCCCCGTCGACGAAGTGGCCGCCATCGCCAAAGAGCGGGGAATACTGTTTCACACCGACGCGGTGCAGGCGATCGGCAAGGTCAGTGTCGACCTCACGAAAATCCCCGTCGATTATCTGACGTTTTCGGCGCACAAGTTCCACGGTCCCAAGGGGATCGGCGGGCTGTATGTCAAAAAAGGGCGCGAGCTTCCCAATCTCCTCCACGGCGGGGAGCAGATGGGGGGATTGCGCGCGGGTACCCTCAACGTCGCCTACATCATCGGGATGGGGCTGGCGATGAAACAGTCGGTCGGACATATCGACAAGATGAACAGCGACGTGCGCGCCCTGCGTGACCGTCTCGAAGACGCCCTTGCCCTGATCCCCGACACGATTATCGTGGGGGATCGCGCGCGCCGCACCCCGAATACGATCCTGATCTCGCTGCGCGGGATAGAGGGGGAGGCGATGCTGTGGGATCTCAACCGCGCCGGGATCGCCGCCTCGACGGGAAGCGCGTGCGCGTCCGAATCGCTCGAAGCCAATCCGGTCATGACCGCCATCGGCGAGGACCCCGAGCTTGCCCATACGGCGATCCGCCTGAGCCTCAGCCGATTTACGACAAGCGATGAGATCGACTACACCATCGAGGTGTTTACCAAGGCGGTCGAGCGCTTGCGCGCGATCTCGTCGACCTACGCCTACACGAACGAAGTGGGCTGA
- a CDS encoding glutamine--tRNA ligase/YqeY domain fusion protein, translating into MSESKDFLRSIVEEDLQAGKYSEVVTRFPPEPNGFPHIGHAKSIAINFGIARDYKGHCNLRMDDTNPTTEDTRYVEALKDAVEWLGFEWEGNVRYTSDYFPELYEYAKQLIKMGKAYVDSLSEEEIREYRGTVTEPGRRSVYAERSVEENLDLLERMKNGEFKDGEHVLRAKIDMSAANMKMRDPLLYRIRHAHHYRTGDAWHIYPMYDYGHCLSDYIEGVTHSICTLEFENNRDIYDWVLDTLGLNPPRPYQHEFARLGINYTVMSKRKLLELVNEGYVNGWDDPRMPTIAGLRRRGYTPESILNFCHQIGIAKANSMVDVAQLEFCIRDDLNTKVPRVMCVLDPLKVTIENYEGSEELDASYYPEDVPKEGSRKLPFSREIYIEREDFSENPPAGFYRLTPDQPVRLKHAYIITCKEVIKDAEGNVTEIIATYHPDSKSGSDTSGIKVKSAIQWVEANTAKTVEVRLYDRLYSCEAPEGVEDLNPDSLKIIQNALIEPAVITEKPDVRFQFERQGYFYADPVDYTDEAPVFNKIVGLKDSWNKKAKAEDAPAKSERKAPEKKVQVEGEVAPMSEEEQARFDKYTGELKLNSEVANTLARDEKLSGFYEAALAANASPVTLANIVANEVARELKEKGSAELKFTPAQIAELVTMIDDEIISTKIAKQVFEEMVQSGENPAAIVEAQGLVQISDPAVIGPIIDDVMAKNPDNVEKYKAGNTKLFGFFVGQVLKATGGKGNPQVVNDLVAQKLQ; encoded by the coding sequence ATGAGCGAGAGCAAAGATTTTTTACGGTCCATTGTCGAAGAGGATTTACAAGCAGGCAAATACAGCGAGGTGGTGACCCGTTTCCCTCCCGAGCCTAACGGCTTCCCCCACATCGGACACGCCAAATCGATCGCGATCAATTTCGGGATCGCGCGGGACTATAAAGGGCATTGTAATCTTCGGATGGACGATACCAACCCGACGACGGAAGACACCCGCTACGTCGAAGCGCTCAAAGATGCCGTAGAATGGCTGGGATTTGAGTGGGAGGGGAATGTACGCTACACCTCCGATTATTTTCCTGAACTCTACGAATACGCCAAACAGCTCATCAAAATGGGCAAGGCATACGTCGACAGCCTGAGCGAAGAGGAGATCCGCGAGTATCGCGGAACGGTGACCGAACCGGGACGTCGCAGCGTCTATGCCGAGCGGAGCGTCGAAGAAAATCTCGACCTGCTGGAGCGGATGAAAAACGGCGAGTTCAAAGACGGCGAACACGTTCTACGTGCCAAGATCGACATGAGTGCGGCGAATATGAAGATGCGCGATCCGCTGCTGTACCGTATCCGACACGCCCATCACTACCGCACAGGGGATGCGTGGCACATCTACCCGATGTACGATTACGGTCACTGCCTCTCGGATTATATCGAGGGGGTGACCCACTCCATCTGTACGCTGGAGTTTGAAAACAACCGCGACATTTACGACTGGGTGCTCGATACGCTGGGACTCAACCCCCCGCGCCCTTACCAGCACGAGTTTGCACGGCTCGGGATCAACTACACCGTCATGAGCAAACGAAAGCTCCTCGAACTGGTCAACGAAGGGTATGTGAACGGCTGGGACGACCCGCGGATGCCGACGATTGCGGGACTCCGAAGAAGAGGGTATACCCCCGAGTCGATTTTAAACTTTTGTCATCAGATCGGTATCGCCAAAGCCAACTCGATGGTCGACGTCGCACAGCTGGAGTTCTGCATCCGGGACGATCTCAATACCAAAGTGCCGCGCGTGATGTGCGTCCTCGACCCGCTCAAAGTGACGATCGAAAACTATGAGGGGAGCGAAGAGCTTGACGCTTCGTATTACCCTGAGGACGTCCCCAAAGAGGGGAGCCGGAAACTCCCGTTTTCGCGTGAGATCTACATTGAGCGCGAGGACTTCAGCGAGAACCCGCCCGCCGGATTCTACCGTCTCACACCGGATCAGCCAGTACGCCTCAAACACGCCTACATCATCACCTGCAAAGAGGTGATCAAAGACGCTGAGGGCAACGTCACCGAGATCATCGCAACATACCATCCCGATTCCAAAAGCGGCTCCGACACGAGCGGTATCAAGGTGAAAAGCGCTATCCAATGGGTCGAAGCGAACACCGCCAAAACGGTCGAGGTGAGACTCTACGACCGCCTCTACTCGTGCGAAGCGCCGGAGGGGGTCGAGGATCTCAACCCCGATTCGCTCAAAATCATCCAAAACGCCCTCATCGAACCCGCCGTCATCACCGAAAAACCCGACGTCCGTTTCCAGTTCGAACGTCAGGGGTATTTTTACGCCGATCCGGTCGACTATACCGACGAAGCGCCGGTATTCAACAAAATCGTAGGGCTTAAAGACTCGTGGAACAAAAAAGCCAAAGCCGAAGATGCCCCGGCTAAGAGTGAACGCAAGGCTCCGGAGAAAAAAGTCCAGGTTGAGGGTGAAGTGGCACCGATGAGCGAAGAAGAGCAGGCGCGATTTGACAAATACACGGGTGAACTGAAGCTCAATAGCGAAGTCGCCAACACCCTCGCACGGGATGAGAAACTCTCAGGCTTCTATGAAGCGGCGCTCGCGGCAAACGCCAGCCCGGTCACCCTCGCCAACATCGTCGCCAACGAAGTGGCGCGGGAGCTGAAAGAAAAGGGCTCTGCTGAGCTGAAATTCACCCCCGCGCAGATCGCCGAACTGGTCACAATGATCGATGATGAGATTATTTCAACCAAAATCGCCAAGCAGGTCTTTGAAGAGATGGTGCAAAGCGGCGAAAATCCCGCAGCGATCGTCGAAGCGCAGGGGCTGGTGCAGATCAGCGATCCGGCCGTGATCGGGCCGATCATCGATGATGTGATGGCGAAAAACCCCGATAACGTCGAAAAGTACAAAGCGGGCAATACGAAACTGTTCGGGTTCTTTGTGGGGCAGGTGCTCAAAGCGACGGGGGGAAAAGGAAACCCTCAGGTAGTTAATGATCTGGTAGCGCAGAAGTTACAATAA